The DNA window GCCGACTTCATGACCAGAAATACTCTGCGTCGTGTGGAGGTGGCAGCACCGGTTTACGATGAAGAGATCAAAGCCCGCCTTCTGCGGATGTTCCATATCATGTTACAGGATAACCAGCAGGCGCGTCAGGAAGACGGAGAAGGGATCTACCGGATTCTGCCGACCGATGAAGAACCGCTGGATTCTCAGGAGTATTTCTATGCCGAGGCATATGAGATTGCAGAAAATCTCTGAAGAGTGCCCCTTCAGTATGTCCCGTTTGTCAGAATCGGACACAGACATACCGTAAGGAAGCGGTACGGCTGGAAAAAACACAGAAAAAGAAAAAAGTAAATGAGAAAAAATCCCGTTTAAGCCTATTGAAAATCCCAGAAAGTTGCGCTACACTTATCACAGTTAGTAAAAGCTAACCATCATGTGAATAAGTCGTGGGAAGATCCTTTCTGCTCCTGCGGAATGAGAGCAGAGGATCGTCCATGGGAAAGGGTCAGGGATAAGATGAAACATTTGACAATTGAAAAAGTAAGCGGACGTGAAATTATTGACTCCAGAGGCAATCCTACTGTAGAAGCAGAGGTTTATCTTTCGGACGGTACCATGGGAAGAGGCACCGCACCCAGCGGCGCATCTACCGGAGAATTCGAAGCACTGGAGCTGAGAGACGGAGATAAAGAAAAATTCGGAGGCAAAGGTGTATCCAAAGCGGTTGTCAATGTAAACACAGTAATCAATGAAACATTAAAAGGTGTCAATGCGCTGGATATCTATGCGATAGATGCAGCTATGATCAAAGCAGACGGAACCAAAGATAAATCCAATCTGGGCGCAAACGCTATTCTGGCAGTATCGATCGCAGGTGCCAGAGCGGCAGCAAACGCACTGGATCTGCCACTGTATCGTTTCCTGGGCGGTGTAAACGGCAATCGCCTGCCACTGCCGATGATGAACATCTTGAATGGTGGTGCACATGCAGCCAACACGGTAGATGTACAGGAATTCATGATCATGCCTGCAGGCGCAGCAAGCTTCAAAGAAGGTCTGCGCTGGTGTACGGAAGTCTTCCACGCGCTGGCAGCTCTGTTAAAAGAGAAAGGTCTGGCTACTTCCGTAGGTGACGAAGGTGGATTCGCACCGGATCTTGGCAGCGATGAAGAAGCCATCGAGTGCATTCTTGAGGCGATTAAAAGAGCAGGCTATGAACCGGGCAAAGATTTCGTACTGGCTATGGATGCAGCATCCAGTGAGTGGAAAGGAAGCAAGAAGGGCGAATACGTTCTGCCAAAATGCGGAAAGAAATTTACATCGGAAGAACTGGTAGCACACTGGAAAGAACTGTGCAGCAAATATCCGATCTACTCCATTGAAGACGGTCTGGATGAGGAAGACTGGGAAGGATGGCAGATGATGACCAAAGAGCTGGGAGATACGGTACAGCTGGTTGGCGATGATCTGTTCGTAACCAACACCGAACGCCTTGCAAAAGGAATCGGCCTTGGCTGTGCAA is part of the Blautia faecicola genome and encodes:
- the eno gene encoding phosphopyruvate hydratase; its protein translation is MKHLTIEKVSGREIIDSRGNPTVEAEVYLSDGTMGRGTAPSGASTGEFEALELRDGDKEKFGGKGVSKAVVNVNTVINETLKGVNALDIYAIDAAMIKADGTKDKSNLGANAILAVSIAGARAAANALDLPLYRFLGGVNGNRLPLPMMNILNGGAHAANTVDVQEFMIMPAGAASFKEGLRWCTEVFHALAALLKEKGLATSVGDEGGFAPDLGSDEEAIECILEAIKRAGYEPGKDFVLAMDAASSEWKGSKKGEYVLPKCGKKFTSEELVAHWKELCSKYPIYSIEDGLDEEDWEGWQMMTKELGDTVQLVGDDLFVTNTERLAKGIGLGCANSILIKLNQIGSVSETLEAIKMAHKAGYTAISSHRSGETEDTTIADLAVALNTCQIKTGAPSRSERVAKYNQLLRIEEELGEAAVFPGKEAFGIKK